The following are encoded together in the Zingiber officinale cultivar Zhangliang chromosome 8A, Zo_v1.1, whole genome shotgun sequence genome:
- the LOC122012331 gene encoding porphobilinogen deaminase, chloroplastic-like isoform X2, with protein MSTHPELAEEGAIDIVIIKTTGDKILNQPLADIGGKGLFTKEIDEALLEGKIDIAVHSMKDVPTYLPDGTILPCNLPREDVRDAFICLTANALSELPAGSIIGTASLRRQSQILYRYPSLKVVNFRGNVQTRLRKLNEGEVQATLLALAGLKRLNMTDKVTASLSIEDMLPAIAQGAIGIACRSNDDIMANYIASLNHNDTQFAVACERAFLETLDGSCRTPIAGYAHRDTDGYCVLRCLVSSPDGKRVLETSRKGLYALDDMVAMGKDAGEELLSRAGPSFFDW; from the exons ATGTCAACACACCCAGAGCTAGCTGAGGAAGGAGCTATTGACATAGTAATCATTAAGACAACAGGAGATAAAATACTCAATCAACCGCTTGCAGACATTGGTGGCAAGGGTCTATTCACAAAAGAGATAGATGAGGCATTGTTGGAGGGTAAAATTGATATTGCTGTGCACTCAATGAAGGATGTTCCTACTTACCTTCCAGATGGTACAATATTGCCTTGCAACCTCCCCCGAGAAGATGTAAGAGATGCATTCATTTGCTTAACTGCAAATGCTCTCTCAGAGCTACCTGCTGGAAGTATTATTGGAACTGCTTCACTTAGGAGACAGTCTCAAATTTTATACAGATATCCATCGCTAAAG GTAGTTAACTTTAGAGGGAATGTCCAGACTCGACTGAGGAAACTTAATGAAGGTGAAGTTCAAGCAACACTGTTAGCATTGGCAGGGCTAAAGAGGCTAAATATGACTGACAAGGTCACAGCTAGTCTCTCCATTGAAGATATGCTTCCAGCAATTGCTCAAGGTGCTATCGGAATTGCTTGTAGAAGCAATGATGATATAATG GCTAATTACATAGCTTCGTTGAACCATAATGATACTCAGTTTGCTGTTGCCTGTGAAAGGGCATTTCTTGAGACACTTGATGGGTCTTGTCGTACTCCAATTGCTGGCTATGCTCATCGTGATACTGATGGATATTGTGTTCTAAGGTGTTTGGTTTCTTCGCCTGATGGAAAAAGGG TACTAGAGACATCAAGGAAAGGCTTGTACGCACTGGATGATATGGTGGCTATGGGAAAAGATGCAGGGGAAGAGTTGCTTTCAAGAGCTGGCCCAAGTTTCTTTGATTGGTAA
- the LOC122012331 gene encoding porphobilinogen deaminase, chloroplastic-like isoform X1, protein MRATSLHPHPAAAATSILWSGGLPVYSLRLLPSPAFKPHGRRAMVVRAAVTMEKESKAQVALVRIGTRGSPLALAQAFETRDKLMSTHPELAEEGAIDIVIIKTTGDKILNQPLADIGGKGLFTKEIDEALLEGKIDIAVHSMKDVPTYLPDGTILPCNLPREDVRDAFICLTANALSELPAGSIIGTASLRRQSQILYRYPSLKVVNFRGNVQTRLRKLNEGEVQATLLALAGLKRLNMTDKVTASLSIEDMLPAIAQGAIGIACRSNDDIMANYIASLNHNDTQFAVACERAFLETLDGSCRTPIAGYAHRDTDGYCVLRCLVSSPDGKRVLETSRKGLYALDDMVAMGKDAGEELLSRAGPSFFDW, encoded by the exons ATGAGAGCAACCTCGCTTCACCCTCACCCTGCCGCCGCCGCCACTTCGATCCTGTGGTCCGGAGGACTCCCCGTGTACTCTCTTAGGCTTCTCCCCTCCCCTGCCTTTAAACCCCACGGGAGGCGGGCCATGGTCGTCAGGGCAGCTGTGACTATGGAGAAGGAGTCCAAGGCTCAGGTCGCCCTTGTAAGAATTGGTACTCGCGGAAG TCCACTAGCACTTGCCCAAGCCTTTGAAACCCGGGATAAACTCATGTCAACACACCCAGAGCTAGCTGAGGAAGGAGCTATTGACATAGTAATCATTAAGACAACAGGAGATAAAATACTCAATCAACCGCTTGCAGACATTGGTGGCAAGGGTCTATTCACAAAAGAGATAGATGAGGCATTGTTGGAGGGTAAAATTGATATTGCTGTGCACTCAATGAAGGATGTTCCTACTTACCTTCCAGATGGTACAATATTGCCTTGCAACCTCCCCCGAGAAGATGTAAGAGATGCATTCATTTGCTTAACTGCAAATGCTCTCTCAGAGCTACCTGCTGGAAGTATTATTGGAACTGCTTCACTTAGGAGACAGTCTCAAATTTTATACAGATATCCATCGCTAAAG GTAGTTAACTTTAGAGGGAATGTCCAGACTCGACTGAGGAAACTTAATGAAGGTGAAGTTCAAGCAACACTGTTAGCATTGGCAGGGCTAAAGAGGCTAAATATGACTGACAAGGTCACAGCTAGTCTCTCCATTGAAGATATGCTTCCAGCAATTGCTCAAGGTGCTATCGGAATTGCTTGTAGAAGCAATGATGATATAATG GCTAATTACATAGCTTCGTTGAACCATAATGATACTCAGTTTGCTGTTGCCTGTGAAAGGGCATTTCTTGAGACACTTGATGGGTCTTGTCGTACTCCAATTGCTGGCTATGCTCATCGTGATACTGATGGATATTGTGTTCTAAGGTGTTTGGTTTCTTCGCCTGATGGAAAAAGGG TACTAGAGACATCAAGGAAAGGCTTGTACGCACTGGATGATATGGTGGCTATGGGAAAAGATGCAGGGGAAGAGTTGCTTTCAAGAGCTGGCCCAAGTTTCTTTGATTGGTAA
- the LOC122012332 gene encoding protein NOI4-like gives MDSDQGQPLPKFGEWDVNNPASAEGFTVIFNKARDEKKTGGNSGAAATPSRNEGLQPDIGDHHPSKTRKWFCCG, from the exons ATGGATTCT GATCAGGGCCAACCACTTCCTAAATTCGGGGAGTGGGATGTGAATAATCCTGCATCTGCTGAAGGTTTCACTGTCATATTTAACAAAGCTCGAGACGAAAAGAAGACAGGCGGTAATTCAGGTGCAGCAGCAACACCATCAAGAAATGAAGGTTTACAGCCGGATATTGGCGATCACCATCCTTCCAAAACT CGCAAATGGTTCTGCTGTGGGTGA
- the LOC122010492 gene encoding disease resistance protein RGA2-like, whose translation MVEWLASSFIGRLADKICSYAGNQYEHQSYDTEEKIKQLGSKAKMIKDLIHAAEASQTSNLIFADYILRLKNEFYVLDDIFDKFDYRKIEEKVRNRNKSQAAHGFFQWRLLNHAAKHAQVVINRLCFSDQDLNDLLEATRMLDNVHSEMSNLTKLVQSDLAPKSDDSLEWRITTSISGTKLFGRDNEKVSLVKLLLQPFDATSSSSRNFSVISIVGVGGVGKTSLAQAAFNDPAVMARFTTKVWACAHRFDLKSLSIEILAEASSRRQENFHNLRSLEKIQLSLMKHLRGKRFLIVLDDVWNEASGKWEMLSRSFQSAKEGSIVLITTRNQRISDMMEAKESMKLEGLGNKDFLPFFMNCAFGCHNPGHYPKLLQLGQQIARKMGGSPLAAKTVGGALKSNLEEDHWRRILASKLWQLHQNEYDIVPALRLSYEQLPKHLKQCFAYCSIFPKNHCFEKDSLVQMWMALGFVQPDGQRRLEDIAGEYIDDLYSRFFFQNAAGRSNRFAIHDLLHDVGESVSTKDHFRLENETSEIPRSVNHLSSNATHLKKVYEFAHEMKNLRSLVVFGEKPLARPAFVELFEEVLKQLKGLRIVVLHDLPVTKLPEAIGNLVHLRYLEIQSSHAVEFPNSLYKLYHLQGLKIKIKMLSSVNSYGWSPKPHPAAIGDLINLRYLRISPESLYAIPGIGSLTLLQDLEQFHARKSSGFQIKELGNLRQLHGEICIKNLDNVRSKKHAQEARLCNKEHLRKLSLYWNYHRQGCPSTWEYEEVLEGLQPHQNLIELKIRRYMGIRSPSWMQTSNLEYIELSHCNRWKLLPSLGQLPFLRFLHMRSMAELEELGTQFYGDNGTAFESLEELKIEDMPELKEWSYSSIEPSCNLFPRLTKLHIRNCPKLRGPIPTPTLPKEIALFLSDKITPIANDKNKLCKRQDSRLVLTTDRIWRVAQCIPEASLGFIHWLEMSSSFLVTFTAEQEEWLQQLSYLRHLSFSECNNMTCLPAVLKSITSLETLHIKKCPEVKSLPQNGLPGALKEIHINGCHRELKQRCSWSGADGHKISHVSTILIDGEERRRIKKMRA comes from the coding sequence ATGGTGGAGTGGCTGGCATCATCCTTCATCGGTAGGTTGGCTGATAAAATCTGCAGCTATGCCGGCAACCAATACGAGCACCAAAGCTACGACACCGAGGAGAAGATTAAGCAACTGGGGAGCAAGGCGAAGATGATTAAAGATTTGATACATGCAGCAGAAGCGAGCCAGACCAGTAATCTGATATTTGCAGATTACATCCTGAGATTGAAGAACGAGTTTTATGTGCTCGATGACATCTTTGACAAGTTCGATTACAGAAAGATCGAGGAGAAAGTCAGGAACCGCAACAAATCACAGGCGGCGCATGGCTTCTTCCAGTGGCGGCTTCTTAATCATGCTGCAAAGCATGCCCAAGTAGTGATTAACCGCTTGTGCTTCTCCGATCAAGACCTCAATGACTTGTTAGAGGCAACAAGAATGTTGGACAACGTTCATTCTGAAATGTCCAATTTGACCAAGCTAGTGCAATCAGATTTAGCTCCGAAGTCAGATGACTCGCTTGAGTGGCGGATTACAACTTCAATCTCTGGGACGAAATTGTTCGGCCGAGACAACGAGAAAGTAAGCTTAGTGAAGCTTCTCCTTCAGCCCTTTGATGCAACTTCTTCAAGTAGTAGAAACTTTTCTGTGATCTCTATAGTTGGCGTGGGAGGTGTTGGGAAGACCAGTCTTGCACAGGCTGCTTTTAATGACCCTGCAGTAATGGCTCGTTTCACAACAAAGGTGTGGGCGTGTGCACACCGATTTGATCTCAAAAGCTTGTCAATTGAGATTCTAGCAGAAGCTTCATCAAGGAGACAGGAAAATTTTCACAACTTGCGCAGTTTGGAAAAAATTCAATTATCTCTCATGAAGCATCTGCGGGGAAAGAGGTTTCTCATCGTACTTGATGATGTCTGGAATGAAGCAAGTGGCAAATGGGAAATGTTAAGTAGGTCATTCCAATCTGCCAAAGAGGGAAGCATAGTTCTGATAACCACCCGCAACCAGAGGATTTCAGATATGATGGAGGCAAAGGAAAGTATGAAATTAGAGGGTCTAGGCAATAAAGATTTCTTGCCCTTTTTTATGAACTGtgcatttggttgtcataatCCTGGACACTACCCCAAATTATTGCAGCTTGGGCAACAGATCGCAAGGAAGATGGGTGGTTCACCACTGGCTGCGAAGACTGTAGGAGGTGCCTTAAAGTCCAACTTGGAAGAAGATCATTGGAGAAGAATTCTAGCAAGCAAACTATGGCAATTACATCAGAATGAATATGACATTGTGCCAGCTCTGAGATTGAGCTATGAGCAACTCCCTAAACACTTGAAGCAGTGCTTCGCATACTGCTCAATCTTCCCCAAAAACCACTGCTTCGAAAAGGATAGTTTAGTCCAGATGTGGATGGCCCTTGGTTTTGTTCAACCAGATGGTCAGAGAAGACTGGAGGACATAGCCGGGGAGTATATAGATGATTTGTACAGCAGATTCTTTTTCCAAAATGCGGCGGGAAGGAGCAACAGATTTGCAATTCATGACTTGCTTCATGATGTTGGTGAATCTGTCTCAACCAAGGATCATTTCAGACTCGAAAATGAAACTTCAGAAATTCCAAGGAGTGTCAACCACCTGTCTAGTAATGCAACTCACCTGAAGAAGGTCTATGAGTTTGCACATGAAATGAAGAATCTAAGAAGCCTTGTTGTCTTTGGAGAGAAACCTTTGGCGCGGCCGGCATTTGTTGAACTCTTTGAGGAAGTTTTAAAGCAGCTTAAAGGTCTTCGTATCGTCGTTCTCCATGATCTTCCAGTGACCAAGTTGCCAGAAGCAATTGGTAACCTAGTGCACCTCAGGTACCTGGAGATTCAAAGCAGCCATGCTGTTGAATTTCCAAATTCTTTGTACAAGCTTTACCATTTGCAAGGCCTGAAGATTAAGATCAAGATGCTTAGCAGTGTGAATTCCTATGGTTGGTCACCAAAACCACATCCAGCAGCCATAGGGGATCTGATTAACCTGAGGTATCTTCGAATTAGTCCTGAATCATTGTATGCCATACCTGGTATCGGTTCACTGACTCTTCTACAAGACCTAGAGCAGTTCCATGCAAGGAAGTCGAGTGGATTCCAGATCAAGGAATTGGGTAACCTGAGGCAGCTCCATGGAGAGATTTGCATCAAGAACCTTGACAATGTTAGAAGCAAGAAGCATGCTCAGGAAGCCAGGTTATGTAACAAAGAGCACCTCAGGAAGTTGTCACTCTACTGGAACTATCACAGGCAAGGCTGCCCAAGCACTTGGGAATATGAAGAAGTCCTGGAGGGACTCCAACCTCATCAAAATCTCATTGAGTTGAAGATTAGACGCTACATGGGCATCAGGTCTCCGAGCTGGATGCAGACATCAAATCTTGAGTATATCGAGCTGTCCCACTGTAATCGATGGAAACTGCTACCTTCACTTGGGCAGCTGCCCTTTCTGCGGTTTCTGCACATGAGAAGCATGGCAGAACTAGAAGAGCTTGGTACACAATTCTATGGAGACAATGGTACGGCATTTGAATCACTGGAAGAACTTAAGATTGAAGACATGCCCGAGTTGAAGGAGTGGTCATATTCATCAATTGAGCCATCTTGCAATCTGTTCCCTCGCCTAACTAAACTACATATCAGAAACTGTCCTAAACTCAGAGGGCCAATTCCCACTCCCACCTTACCAAAAGAAATAGCCTTGTTCTTGTCAGATAAGATTACGCCAATAGCAAATGACAAGAATAAATTATGCAAGAGGCAGGATTCAAGGCTCGTGCTCACTACTGATCGGATATGGAGGGTAGCACAGTGCATTCCAGAAGCCAGTCTTGGCTTCATTCACTGGTTGGAAATGAGCTCGTCCTTCTTGGTGACTTTTACTGCAGAGCAAGAAGAATGGCTTCAACAACTTTCTTATCTAAGACATTTAAGCTTCTCAGAATGCAATAACATGACATGTTTACCAGCAGTGCTGAAATCCATCACATCTTTGGAAACACTCCACATAAAGAAATGCCCTGAAGTTAAATCATTGCCACAAAATGGTCTTCCTGGTGCGCTGAAGGAGATTCATATCAACGGCTGCCACAGGGAACTGAAGCAGAGGTGCAGCTGGAGTGGAGCGGATGGGCACAAGATCTCTCACGTCAGCACCATCCTGattgatggagaagagagaagaaggaTCAAGAAAATGAGAGCATAA